The following are encoded in a window of Cydia strobilella chromosome 1, ilCydStro3.1, whole genome shotgun sequence genomic DNA:
- the LOC134742940 gene encoding VWFA and cache domain-containing protein CG16868: MKLLSLLFTIITTCYVPIVFAQNENCTRPNYRCDYELSVEKLSETLGKKFNEIVATELCSDYSTQFEVRTASKVSRNQPSDNDLLFTIASKISYKLSSAATILKDMSKAINGNNTPSFTYPCPFNSIRKSVFIKNVELLENMPLDPKSQMLERFKDLKVKRQYYLSHIDYATDKDCVTMPHSNLRYLYHKVVHPASKFVVFIIDNNMSSASLQHAVRVAREMAYALQSTDVIALKMTNTTGFLKFDDTCSKDGVSSLGNATDNNKLLLREYFSLLDIAPTNVSPLTINKELKALLAENSLPTNKLFVFLTDTKILKNETWLKVFPYSTNDHYMKFAIGLIYENDAARNSSLGIFHMDKWHNHSSNHSVLRLHINNSGVVGQVASAFISLLPDKYQINLIITEGPLWEATERDFMVSLMLPISSGILGLDLYWSDLAEDIIYFKDLNLQKRAFVMDFSGKVLMHSYFPRPETASEKIKFTHLESIEAYDFIHSVKQQMVSKSSGNFTVTDQSSSKSIAYSWRWVEKLYIVCIVSETVGKSFFNKTNISLARSNKEILFHRLDLFPPKNGKICRHFKQIATIDQGTVYLSPSSFQSPFTYLYDMGNGHEAVTYMQNYLAYLKSVAHGLLSNPGLKNEIQQDVGFLNSLLTFYKNQHLHGTYSKYIVRRYAVTESGVLVMYPGTVLEYDYEPVRRPWYTYALENPDKIVLTPPNLDVGGAGYVVSISYALKSPLHPTMVVSMDVTMGFLYKLLIDSMPLCEKAHIKCFIMNNRGYLVSHPGLMDPNSSGPIEQQHITHKESMIATDMLNHKGFVTKRLCSNFYDKTIQRFYEFNTSLPNILSNAVSGDHCVHYYIAAIPGTNAFIGLVNASCVAASFCPCSMVDRLCLNCNRMEQTDCECPCECTSEIYECPNTNFTKFNQEIPLCGMMPENNNHKSHYFHNFAETLQACFDFQCETYSTRSSCLGILGCEWCQVDTDGHSQLSTAYCTPQSSCFNGVLGAVTPYGEGTLGHVSRDVTGNYLGPIAGCIVTISLVIAVAIYCYRQNVTTASCHNLYVDGPAETWPDADVQMSNLQSDDTHDLSGQDKLLPAMEIEAPISPYRVVTGYRRPHTAGGSDHGYSTMTPHEDSEATGFSVNDPIILSDDTKSDISCPLPAKIKPRLKAGDLSVTVLPCGKNSVIAPVTVHRHMEAS; this comes from the coding sequence ATGAAGCTTTTGTCGCTGCTATTTACGATTATCACGACATGCTACGTCCCGATTGTCTTCGctcagaatgaaaattgtacGAGGCCTAATTATCGGTGTGACTACGAGTTATCGGTGGAAAAACTTTCTGAGACTTTGGGAAAAAAGTTTAATGAGATAGTCGCAACGGAACTCTGCAGTGATTATTCCACGCAATTCGAAGTACGCACCGCTTCGAAAGTGAGCCGAAATCAACCCTCTGATAATGACCTGCTTTTCACTATAGCCAGTAAAATAAGCTACAAGCTCTCTTCTGCGGCTACAATACTTAAAGATATGAGCAAAGCTATTAACGGCAACAATACTCCGTCCTTCACGTATCCCTGTCCGTTCAACTCTATACGTAAGTCAgtgtttattaaaaatgttgAATTATTGGAAAATATGCCTTTGGATCCTAAGTCCCAAATGTTGGAGCGTTTCAAggatttaaaagtaaaacgaCAGTATTATCTTTCACATATTGACTATGCAACAGATAAAGACTGTGTTACAATGCCACACTCTAATTTGAGATATCTATATCACAAGGTTGTGCACCCAGCCtcaaaatttgttgtttttattattgataacAACATGAGCTCAGCATCATTGCAGCATGCAGTAAGAGTAGCGCGAGAGATGGCCTATGCTCTACAAAGCACTGATGTTATTGCGTTGAAGATGACCAATACTACTGGATTTCTGAAATTTGATGACACATGCAGTAAAGATGGTGTATCCAGCCTAGGCAATGCTACAGACAACAACAAACTGCTATTACGGGAGTACTTTTCATTGCTGGACATAGCTCCTACAAATGTTTCGCCTCTGACTATAAATAAAGAACTAAAAGCTCTACTTGCTGAGAACTCATTACCTACCAACAAGCTGTTCGTATTTTTGACAGATACTAAGATTTTAAAGAATGAAACATGGCTGAAAGTCTTTCCTTATTCAACAAATGACCATTACATGAAGTTTGCCATTGGTCTGATATATGAAAATGATGCAGCTAGAAACAGTTCTTTGGGAATATTCCACATGGATAAGTGGCACAATCACTCCAGCAACCACTCTGTGCTTAGGTTGCACATAAACAACAGTGGTGTGGTGGGGCAAGTGGCATCAGCATTTATTTCACTATTACctgataaatatcaaatcaattTAATCATAACTGAAGGCCCACTTTGGGAAGCAACAGAAAGAGACTTTATGGTGTCCTTGATGCTGCCTATATCTTCTGGGATTCTAGGATTAGATTTATATTGGTCTGATCTTGCTGAGGACATTATATACTTTAAGgatttaaatttacaaaagaGAGCATTTGTGATGGATTTTTCAGGTAAAGTTCTTATGCACTCATATTTTCCAAGACCTGAGACAGCTTCTGAAAAAATCAAATTCACTCACTTGGAAAGTATTGAGGCTTATGACTTCATTCACAGTGTAAAACAACAAATGGTATCCAAGAGTTCTGGTAACTTCACAGTGACTGATCAGAGTTCTAGTAAGTCCATTGCTTATTCTTGGAGATGGGTTGAAAAGTTGTATATTGTTTGTATAGTTTCAGAAACAGtaggaaaaagtttttttaacaaaactaACATTTCCCTTGCTAGAAGcaacaaagaaatattatttcataGATTAGATTTGTTTCCtccaaaaaatggcaaaatttGTCGACATTTCAAACAAATAGCCACAATTGATCAAGGTACAGTTTATTTGAGTCCATCTAGCTTTCAGTCGCCATTCACTTACTTGTATGATATGGGGAATGGCCATGAAGCAGTTACATATATGCAAAACTATTTGGCATATTTGAAAAGTGTTGCTCATGGTTTGCTCTCTAATCCGGGattgaaaaatgaaattcaGCAAGATGTGGGATTTCTTAATTCTCTTTTgactttttataaaaatcagCATTTGCATGGAACCTACTCCAAATACATAGTTAGAAGGTATGCAGTAACTGAAAGTGGTGTACTTGTCATGTATCCTGGCACAGTTCTAGAATATGACTATGAACCTGTTCGAAGACCCTGGTATACCTATGCCTTAGAAAACCCAGATAAAATTGTTCTTACTCCTCCAAATTTAGATGTGGGTGGAGCAGGGTATGTGGTGTCAATTTCTTATGCTTTAAAAAGTCCTCTTCATCCCACTATGGTAGTCTCTATGGATGTCACCATGGGCTTTCTTTATAAACTCCTAATTGATAGCATGCCTTTATGTGAAAAGGCACATATTAAATGCTTCATTATGAATAACAGAGGCTACCTAGTTTCTCATCCAGGCTTAATGGATCCTAACAGTTCCGGCCCTATTGAACAGCAGCATATCACCCATAAAGAGTCTATGATCGCAACAGACATGCTTAATCACAAAGGATTTGTCACAAAAAGACTATGCAGTAATTTCTATGATAAGACTATACAGAGGTTTTACGAATTTAATACTTCTCTCCCAAATATTCTTTCCAATGCAGTGTCTGGAGACCACTGTGTTCATTACTACATTGCAGCCATTCCTGGTACGAATGCCTTTATAGGTCTTGTAAACGCGTCTTGCGTTGCAGCCTCTTTTTGTCCCTGCAGTATGGTGGATAGGCTCTGTCTTAACTGCAATCGGATGGAACAGACAGACTGTGAGTGCCCTTGTGAATGCACTTCTGAAATTTACGAGTGTCCAAACACTAATTTTACTAAGTTCAATCAGGAGATTCCCTTGTGCGGAATGATGCCAGAAAATAATAACCATAAATCGCATTATTTTCACAATTTTGCTGAAACTTTGCAGGCCTGTTTCGATTTTCAATGTGAAACTTACTCAACGCGTTCATCTTGCTTGGGTATATTAGGTTGTGAGTGGTGTCAGGTTGATACAGATGGGCATTCCCAACTTTCGACGGCATATTGCACTCCTCAGTCTTCGTGCTTTAATGGAGTTCTTGGTGCCGTTACCCCGTACGGCGAGGGCACCTTAGGTCACGTCAGTAGAGACGTGACAGGAAACTATTTAGGTCCAATTGCAGGTTGTATTGTTACTATTAGTCTAGTAATAGCCGTTGCCATATATTGCTATAGGCAAAATGTTACGACGGCCAGTTGCCATAATTTATATGTAGATGGTCCTGCCGAAACTTGGCCGGATGCAGACGTACAAATGAGTAATTTACAGTCTGATGACACCCATGACCTTTCCGGGCAAGATAAACTATTGCCAGCCATGGAAATAGAGGCCCCCATTTCGCCATACAGGGTAGTGACCGGTTACAGACGGCCCCACACGGCTGGAGGCTCAGATCACGGGTATTCTACGATGACTCCTCATGAGGACTCTGAAGCGACCGGATTTTCGGTCAATGATCCAATAATTCTGTCAGATGACACAAAATCAGATATAAGCTGCCCACTTCCAGCTAAGATTAAGCCCAGATTAAAAGCTGGCGATCTTAGCGTGACTGTTCTTCCCTGTGGCAAAAACAGTGTAATAGCTCCTGTGACTGTCCATAGACATATGGAAGCCTCATAA
- the LOC134743652 gene encoding la-related protein 7, giving the protein MSESETPTTTDTTTKHESHGRKRVRHRKKLLYDKILKQMEFYFSDANLTKDRFLGELIKTDPYVPIEVFLKFNKIRAITQDVIDIAKAMKFSTILELSEDRQKIRRKTPVELYDAESRTVYVESIPVTANREWLEKVFSDYGHIAYISLPKFKNSQRIKGYAFIEFDKTEDAHNCIVAFTKMGCRLPTSMPPEELSSVKMFSVEEPDDVKVKEEVDIKGGKPDKIKEETDIKKENPDNPVKEETGIMVKEQDIKAKEEDEPPRKRSRKSKDKRPKNLELRPGQDSDSEKRDTPSDECKSITTPIDDVCIKEKPKDELTSHDESKDDADSPTKKKNKKSAKIKSKTPNGLNTKEAPKGALWGLQVLPRSEWKALRNKYLTLQRNYMKQVKFNLYNRKNSYSAIPEPATLPMEADTALNPGKIISSKNVTPLERITGVFVREVLPEPCCDIRHTKRTVRSNIHALHVDAKEGQSEIIIRFDSAKAADEYCANSSNRASILSGLEEEEQWARAEAGRAGTRPRGRERLRARLQRCGAAPPPPGPPEPASPQPTHTHIRFDDE; this is encoded by the exons atgtcgGAATCGGAAACTCCAACTACTACCGATACTACGACAAAACATGAGTCCCACGGTAGGAAGAGAGTGCGGCATCGTAAAAAACTTTTGTATGATAAAATACTCAAGCAAATGGAGTTCTATTTCAGTGATGCAAATCTCACAAAAGATAGATTTCTCGGTGAATTAATTAAAACCGACCCATATGTGCCTATAGAAGTCTTTCTAAAGTTCAATAAGATTCGCGCCATAACGCAGGACGTTATTGATATCGCAAAAGCTATGAAGTTTTCCACAATTTTGGAGTTATCAGAGGATAGGCAGAAG ATAAGAAGAAAAACTCCAGTTGAACTATATGACGCAGAATCCAGGACTGTGTATGTGGAGTCTATACCGGTGACCGCCAACCGGGAGTGGCTTGAGAAGGTGTTCTCGGATTATGGGCATATTGCATACATTTCATTACCCAAGTTCAAAAACTCGCAGAGAATAAAG GGTTATGCCTTTATAGAATTTGATAAAACTGAGGATGCACATAATTGCATAGTGGCATTCACCAAGATGGGTTGCAGACTTCCCACGAGCATGCCACCCGAGGAACTCTCTTCtgttaaaatgttttcagtTGAGGAGCCAGATGATGTTAAGGTAAAAGAAGAGGTAGACATAAAGGGAGGAAAGCCAGATAAGATAAAAGAAGAGACAGACATCAAGAAAGAAAATCCTGATAATCCTGTAAAAGAAGAAACTGGCATTATGGTGAAAGAACAAGATATCAAGGCTAAAGAAGAGGATGAACCACCTAGGAAAAGATCAAGGAAAAGTAAAGATAAAAGGCCCAAAAATTTAGAACTAAGGCCAGGGCAAGACTCGGATTCTGAGAAAAGGGATACTCCTAGT GATGAGTGCAAAAGTATAACAACACCAATAGATGAT GTGTGCATAAAAGAAAAACCTAAAGACGAATTAACTAGCCACGATGAATCTAAGGATGATGCAGATTCACCAACtaagaagaaaaacaaaaagTCAGCCAAAATTAAAAGCAAAACTCCAAACGGCTTAAATACAAAAGAAGCTCCAAAAGGAGCCCTGTGGGGCCTCCAAGTTTTGCCGAGATCAGAATGGAAAGCATTAAGGAATAAGTATTTAACCCTGCAAAGGAATTATATGAAACAAGTGAAGTTCAATTTGTATAATAGGAAGAATTCCTATTCAGCTATACCCGAGCCTGCAACACTTCCAATGGAAGCTGACACAG CTTTAAATCCCGGAAAAATTATCAGCAGTAAGAATGTGACACCCCTGGAGAGAATCACAGGTGTCTTTGTCAGAGAGGTGCTGCCAGAACCATGCTGCGATATCAGGCACACCAAACGAACG GTGCGAAGCAATATCCATGCCCTGCATGTGGATGCAAAAGAGGGTCAGTCGGAGATAATCATACGCTTTGATTCAGCAAAAGCAGCGGACGAA TACTGCGCCAACTCCAGCAACCGCGCCAGCATTCTGTCGGGCTTGGAGGAGGAGGAGCAGTGGGCGCGCGCGGAGGCGGGGCGGGCGGGGACGCGGCCGCGCGGCCGCGAGCGCCTGCGCGCGCGCCTGCAGCGCTGCGGCGCAGCACCCCCGCCCCCGGGCCCTCCCGAGCCCGCCTCCCCGCAGCCCACGCACACGCACATCAGATTCGACGACGAGTAG